The nucleotide sequence AAACGGGAAAACATCACGCGGGCGGACTTCATCACGATCGGTCGCAACTGCCGCGTGGCCACCGTGCCTAAACTCAACGCGGTAATCGACGAGGTTGCCGCCGCGCTGGAGCAATGGGAACGCTTTGCCGACCAGGCCGGAGTGGCGCCGCAGTCCACTGCCAAAATTGATCGAGTTCTGCGGGCGGTGCGTGATGCCGCGATGAGCTAAACAGACGGTTGGAAAGGGGCGTGCTTGCGCGCGATGACCGCGGTGCGCTGGCGGCGAGAGACGATGTTTTCGCGAGCAAGCTCGCTCCTAACCAAATGAGTTGAAACCAGCGGTATGCTCCGATTTGTCACAAATACACGCCGCCGCCGAGCAGGCGGGGGCCGTCGTAGAGGGCGAGGATTTGGCCGGAGGCGAGGCCGCGTTGCGGGGTTTCGAACTGCACGGTGGCGGCGGTGGGGTCGGTGGGGTCGGGGGTGAACGTGAGTGCCACGCGGGGGTCGCGGTAGCGGACTTTTCCCTCCAGTGCAGTCGACGTGGTGGGCGGGGCGGATGTGTTCCAGCGCAGCGAATGAATTTTGGCTGCGGTGGTGTGGAGGCCGGGCGCGGTGGGACCGTCGAACGCGACAAGCAACGCGCGATCGGAGGCGCGTTTGCCGACCACCACATAGGCCTCACCATCCGTGTTTGAGGGCACGCCGATGCCTTTGCGTTGGCCGAGGGTGAAGAAGTGCAGGCCGTGGTGTTGGCCGAGGATTTTATCGTCGGTCGCCCGCACGATGGGGCCGGGATCGTCGGGCACGTATTCGCGCAGGAAATCGGCCATCTTGACCTGGCCGATGAAACAGATGCCCTGACTATCCTTCTTGGCCGCGTTGGGCAATCCGGCGGCGGCGGCGAGACGGCGTAGTTCGGGTTTGGCCAGGTGACCAATGGGAAAGCGGGCGGCGGCGAGTTGTTCCTG is from Synoicihabitans lomoniglobus and encodes:
- the mnmA gene encoding tRNA 2-thiouridine(34) synthase MnmA, with product MKSSERILVALSGGVDSAVAALVLKEAGHDVEAAYMKNWINEDEIIGDCPWEQDIVDARAVADHLGIPFRVVNLMEEYRERVVAYLLDGYQRGQTPNPDVMCNRDIKFGVFAQWARDHDFDAVATGHYAQRTRLDDGTFALIEGADPNKDQTYFLALLQQEQLAAARFPIGHLAKPELRRLAAAAGLPNAAKKDSQGICFIGQVKMADFLREYVPDDPGPIVRATDDKILGQHHGLHFFTLGQRKGIGVPSNTDGEAYVVVGKRASDRALLVAFDGPTAPGLHTTAAKIHSLRWNTSAPPTTSTALEGKVRYRDPRVALTFTPDPTDPTAATVQFETPQRGLASGQILALYDGPRLLGGGVYL